A genomic window from Coccinella septempunctata chromosome 9, icCocSept1.1, whole genome shotgun sequence includes:
- the LOC123320023 gene encoding uncharacterized protein C15orf61-like isoform X1 has product MSLITSLRKLNSSVMKYIPNGKNVKRPKPTSSEVLTNYLLQCNEPPWTSYFVKYSNVIDDQWGKSHFNWTVGNSNYHILRTGCYPYIKYHCTKRPKEDLRFEDYFFRFIKVFNLGIPCLAYGCAAIFLITYKEIVETPGGNVYIYFLYKEDKGSLY; this is encoded by the coding sequence ATGTCCCTTATAACCTCTCTTCGAAAATTGAATTCTAGTGTAATGAAATATATTCCGAATGGAAAAAACGTGAAACGTCCTAAACCTACTTCATCAGAAGTTTTGACCAATTATCTTCTCCAATGTAACGAACCTCCTTGGACTTCATATTTTGTGAAGTACAGTAATGTAATTGATGACCAATGGGGTAAATCTCATTTTAACTGGACAGTTGGAAATTCCAACTACCATATTTTACGAACGGGTTGTTACCCTTACATTAAATATCACTGTACCAAAAGGCCGAAAGAAGATTTACGTTTTGAGGATTACTTCTTCAGGTTCATCAAAGTATTCAATCTTGGAATTCCATGTCTCGCCTATGGTTGTGCTGCAATTTTTCTGATAACCTATAAGGAAATTGTTGAAACACCTGGAGGAAatgtttatatttattttctttaCAAAGAAGATAAGGGTTCCTTGTATTGA
- the LOC123320023 gene encoding 60S ribosomal protein L22-like isoform X3 — protein MQKPTAPAKAQPKKKQQIRGKGLKKKKVSLKFTIDCTHPVEDSIMDLADFETYLKSKIKINNKLQNFSGKNGQHYVTLTKEKGTKLVLSAEIPFSKRYLKYLTKKYLKKNNLRDWLRVVASGKDSYELRYFQINDQDENEEEDNE, from the exons ATGCAGAAACCAACGGCCCCAGCTAAGGCCCAGCCTAAAAAGAAGCAACAGATCCGTGGAAAGGGACTTAAAAAGAAGAAGGTATCCCTGAAGTTCACAATTGATTGCACACATCCAGTTGAGGACAGCATCATGGATTTAGCTGATTTT GAAACTTACCTTAAAAGTAAGATAAAGATAAACAACAAACTTCAAAACTTCAGCGGTAAGAACGGACAACACTACGTTACCTTGACCAAGGAAAAGGGAACTAAGCTTGTTTTGTCAGCTGAAATTCCTTTCTCTAAAAGGTATCTTAAATATTTGACCAAGAAatacttgaagaagaacaatcTTAGAGATTGGTTGAGGGTAGTAGCCTCAGGAAAAGACAGTTACGAATTGAGGTACTTCCAGATCAACGACCAAGATGAAAATGAggaagaagataacgaataa
- the LOC123320023 gene encoding 60S ribosomal protein L22-like isoform X2: MVATMQKPTAPAKAQPKKKQQIRGKGLKKKKVSLKFTIDCTHPVEDSIMDLADFETYLKSKIKINNKLQNFSGKNGQHYVTLTKEKGTKLVLSAEIPFSKRYLKYLTKKYLKKNNLRDWLRVVASGKDSYELRYFQINDQDENEEEDNE; the protein is encoded by the exons ATGGTTGCT ACAATGCAGAAACCAACGGCCCCAGCTAAGGCCCAGCCTAAAAAGAAGCAACAGATCCGTGGAAAGGGACTTAAAAAGAAGAAGGTATCCCTGAAGTTCACAATTGATTGCACACATCCAGTTGAGGACAGCATCATGGATTTAGCTGATTTT GAAACTTACCTTAAAAGTAAGATAAAGATAAACAACAAACTTCAAAACTTCAGCGGTAAGAACGGACAACACTACGTTACCTTGACCAAGGAAAAGGGAACTAAGCTTGTTTTGTCAGCTGAAATTCCTTTCTCTAAAAGGTATCTTAAATATTTGACCAAGAAatacttgaagaagaacaatcTTAGAGATTGGTTGAGGGTAGTAGCCTCAGGAAAAGACAGTTACGAATTGAGGTACTTCCAGATCAACGACCAAGATGAAAATGAggaagaagataacgaataa
- the LOC123320022 gene encoding ribonuclease P protein subunit p29 gives MELPLPASCFPDPDLYNTKIVKNYIEKYVKSTVPKGDLKNLEQDFNYTFVLARFSHVNTKKQRKVKRNFLTRKQRKELNLLKLPKNGWDYQSLSGIHEMWKQYLRQNLDFPKKTPTYQDQDWLNFTTIIAKSELIGAEVTVVRSKVPTQIGMTGILVLETKMTFQLVTPASQLKTILKETSVFEFRLDNMKFTIFGKHLMTRASERSVKKIKGHMIPDLS, from the exons ATGGAGTTACCACTACCAGCAAGTTGTtttccggatccagatctgtaTAACACTAAGATAGTGAAAAATTATATAGAAAAGTATGTCAAGTCCACAGTTCCCAAAggtgatttgaaaaatttagagCAAGATTTCAATTATACATTCGTCTTGGCTAGATTTTCACATGTGAATACGAAAAAACAACGAAAAGTGAAAAGGAACTTCCTCACCAGGAAGCAAAGGAAAGAgctgaatttattgaaattacCAAAAAACGGATGGGATTACCAGTCACTTTCTGGTATACACGAAATGTGGAAACAATATTTACGACAAAACTTGGATTTTCCTAAGAAAACTCCCACATACCAAGATCAAGACTGGCTAAATTTCACCACTATCATTGCCAAGTCCGAACTGATCGGTGCCGAAGTAACAGTTGTGAGATCTAAAGTACCCACTCAAATAGGAATGACAGGAATATTAGTTTTAGAAACAAAAATGACTTTCCAGCTTGTCACTCCAGCATCCCAACTAAAAA CAATCTTAAAGGAAACATCCGTGTTTGAGTTCCGTCTGGACAAcatgaaattcacaattttcGGAAAGCATCTAATGACTAGGGCTAGTGAACGAAGTGTTAAAAAAATCAAGGGACATATGATTCCAGACCTCTCTTGA